AAAGACCATCATCAGAGTAAATACAGTCTGCCACTTCCTCACGGTTCATTATTGATTATGAAAGGAGATCTTCAGGAAAACTGGGAACACAGGATTGCTAAATCTGTAACTTCTATGAAGGAGCGTATTAATCTTACATTCCGGTTAGTTCGTGAAGAGTAGGGTAATAATTTATTCCTGAGCCAGATTCTGTTTAAAATTAGCGATTAAATCTTCTGCATTTGGGATATTTCCTAAATTGCTTTTAATTCTTTCCAGAAGATCATTGAATAAAGCTTCTCCGTTTAAAACTTTCAAAGAATATTCAAACGGATATAAAGAAATAACACCTCCGTTATTGTCATATTTCAGAGTCATAAATCGTAAAGGAAATTCAGGAGTTTTGTCTCTGTACAGTTTAAACCCAAGTTCATGAACCATATAATATGAAAATGCTACCGTTAGCATTAGTCCGATCTGTTTGTCTTCCTGATCAAATGATTTACAATACTCATAAAATCCGGGTTCTTGAGTAACAGCCTTATCCAAATTCATAGGATGATAAATAGGATTTTCAAGAGCTGGTGTTATTTTGTTATCCATGAAATAGCTGTTCAGCATTCTGAATGAGCCATCAACCAAAGTATTATCGGACAAAAGCTGATCTTCAGTATATCTGTTTTTGAAATATTCATCCGTATATATTCCGTCTATTCTTGGAGTATCAGACTGCTGTTGACCAGTTGTGTCCGTATTTTTTGAAAAAAGTTTTTTGAAAAAGTTCATGGTTGTCGTTTTATAAGGTATTGTTTGACAAATATAAAAATTATTGATAATTCTGAAGGGAATGCTATTTCAAAATAAAAAGGTTGATGTATTTTCTTTTTCCACAAAAAAACTGCACCTTTGCCCCAACAATGGGGTGCTACAGATAACAGTGGCTGAGATGATACCCAGGAATGTACTTCCACACCTGATCCGGACAATGCCGGCGTAGGGATTGCTTACTTATCATCTCATCATTTGATTTCTAAAAATTAATATGATGCAGGACATTTTAAAACAAATTACCTTACCGGAATGGTTCGGAGTCTTATTTTCAGTGATTCAGGTTTTACTGGCCCGTAAAAACAATGTCAACAACTATCTTTTCGGAATTGCAGGTATTCTGTTTACGCTGTACGTAATGCTTACATCAAAGCTTTATGCTGAATTTACCTTAAATCTTTATTACCTGATCATGAGCATCTACGGATGGTTGTACTGGAAATTTGGGAAACAGAAATCCGAAATGGAAATCTCCGTTACTACCACCAATGAAAAATGGATTACCGGAGGAATTGTTTTGGGAACTTTTATCTTATTCTGGTCTTTTCTCACTCATTTTACCGATTCGGATGTTCCTGTTTGGGATTCCCTGGTAAGTGCTTTTGCCTGGGCAGGAATGTGGCTGATGGCAAGACGGAAAATTGAAAACTGGGTGATCCTCAATATCAGTAATATTATTTCCATTCCTTTAATGATTCATAAGGAATTATATCTCTATGCTGTTTTGACATCATTCTTATTTTTAGTGGCAATCTCCGGTTATATAGAATGGCAAAAAATCATTAAATCCAAAGCTCATGCTCAGTATTAAAGACATCAGAAAAGAACTTCAGGGAGCTTCTGTAATTTCTGATAAAGTGATGCTGCATATTCACGAAGAAGGATTGCTTACAATCTGGGTTCCCAAAAAATATGGTGGACTCGGCTATCGTTTTGAAGAAGGGCTTAAAGCATTATTTGGCTGGGCGCAAACCGATGGAAGCTTTGGCTGGATGCTGACACTTTGTGCCGGAGCCAACTATTTTTCCAGAAATAGTAAACCCGAAGTTGCTCAGTTACTCTTCACCCATACCAAAACCTGTTTTGGCGGAAGCGGAATGGTTGGTGGCACTGCAGAAAAGCAGGATGATAATACCTATCTGATCAACGGTTCATGGAATTTTGCAACAGGAGCACCTCATCTGACCCATTTTACACTGAATGCCAAGATTACAGAAAACGGGAAACCTATAACGGATAACAACGGCAATGAGGTGATTCGCTCATTCATCATTCCGAAAGAACATGCTGAAATTATCCCCAACTGGAAATCTATGGGAATGAAAGCAAGCGGTACCTATTCCTTTACCATTGAAAATGTTATGGTAAGCGAAGACTACAGTTTTGTGTACGATCATTTTTTCACGAATGATATTCTGGACAGCATTCCGTTTCGGGTTTTTGCGGATTTGACGCTATTGGTCAATTATTTGGGAATGGCCTCTCATTTTATTGAAGAAGCAGAAGGTATTCGTCCTGAGATCCATTTCAAAGGTTTTGCAGAATCCGTTGAAAAGCATTTGGAAAAAGTTTTAAACATAGCCAGAGAAGTAGAAAATATACTCGGTGATCACAAAGGAATTTCAGACGATAAAGAACATGAGATTCATCAATATGGGGTAGAACTGGTTCAAAAATTATCCCATCAGATCCTTACCGTTTATACACAGTTGGGAATCCGGGCTACGAATACCCATTCGGCAGTATATCAGATATTCTGCGACTATTTTACAGCAGCTATGCATTCCAATTTCAGGCCTTCTGCGGATGATGTAAACTTTTCTTTCTGAGAAATAATCAGAGAATACTTCTTTGAAAATCCGGCGATGAATGAGTGCTAAAGATTTAAACTTAATATATATTTAATATGATTGCCATAGCTTTTAGATACTTTTGTATCACCAGTTTTGAGTTCAAAGACGTATTAAAGAATGGATCATTTTAAAGAAATATATTCCGGTTACAAGCACAGGGTGTATTTTTTTGTGGCCAAATACCTTTCGGAAGAAGAAGATATTGAAGAAATAGTACAGGATATTTTTATGCATGTCTGGAAATACCTGTCCAAAACCCATTCTCCGTCAGAAATCGAAGCGCTTATTTTTAAATCTGCCAAACAGGAAGTCTCCAATTTCTACCGTAAAAGAAAAATGATTTTCGTTCCTCTTGAAAGTTCCCCGGAAAGTCAGGATGAAGAAAACTCAGAAATAGAAAAACAAATACAGCAGGAAGACCAACTCAAAAAGATAGAAAGCCTTCTGGAACAGGTTCCAGAAAAAAGCCGTGAGTTTTTCATCAAAAATAAAATCCAGAATCTCAGCCTTTTTACCATCGCTCAGGAAAATGATATTTCCAAAACAGCTGTTGAAAAACATGTGAATAAGGTGTTGAAGTTTCTGAGAGCGAATTTGAATTTCTTCTTTTAGATTATACTTTTACTATTCCAATTTCCTTCATCATTTAATTTCTTTAAATTAGTTAGGCTTGAGTTAACTTTAACTCAATATCACCCAATATGAACAAATCGTTAAATCAAAAAAATATAGGTTGACGATTCTGCACTTCCTGCGTATTCTCTAATAAAGATCAAACAGGAGCGTATGGATTTCGAAAATCAATGGAAATCAGTCAAAGAAGAAAACAGGAAAATGAAGGATTCTGCAGATCAGCGAATCTGGAATGGACTTGAAAATAAAATCAGATCCAGAAACAAGACAAAAAGGTTTTTGTGGGCTGCGGCTGTTCTTTTGCCTTTGTTTACCGTGATGACTCTGTTCTTTACTGAAAATGCTCTAAGCTCTTCATCTCATCAGCAAATGGTTTTCAGAACGGAAACGATGCAAAAGGAATTCACCTTGCCGGACGGAAGTATTATTATCCTGCAACCAGAAAGTGAATTGAACCTGACAGAAAATTTCGGTAAGAAAACCAGAAATGTTTCTTTTAAAGGAAAGGCATTCTTCAGTGTTGCTAAAAATAAAGCGTTGCCCTTTATCATTGATGCCAATGGATTTAAAGTAAAAGTGTTGGGAACAAAATTCCTGCTTGATCAAAGATCTGAAGATAAAAAAGTTTATCTGAAAGAAGGAAAAGTGAAAATTGATTATAAAGGTCACACCACTTATCTTTTGCCTAAAGAAACTTGGCTGGCAGATAAAGACGGAAATGAAAAACATTTCTATGATCAGGATGTCGTAAGGACATTTGATTTTAATGAGATGAAATTCGGGCAGGCCATTTCACAGTTGGAGAAGACGTACAATATCTCGATAAGCTATCCTCAGCAGTATAAAGAGAATGTTATTGATGGAGATATCACCGGAGACCTTAATAAAGTTATTAAAACCATAGGATTTCCATTTAGTTTAAATACACGAAAAGAATCAGATTATCATATCATTTTAGAAAAATAATGCACCAGTAATTGGGGTTACCGATGCATTGAATATAAATCAGTCAAATAACAACTA
This region of Chryseobacterium culicis genomic DNA includes:
- the pnuC gene encoding nicotinamide riboside transporter PnuC; this translates as MMQDILKQITLPEWFGVLFSVIQVLLARKNNVNNYLFGIAGILFTLYVMLTSKLYAEFTLNLYYLIMSIYGWLYWKFGKQKSEMEISVTTTNEKWITGGIVLGTFILFWSFLTHFTDSDVPVWDSLVSAFAWAGMWLMARRKIENWVILNISNIISIPLMIHKELYLYAVLTSFLFLVAISGYIEWQKIIKSKAHAQY
- a CDS encoding RNA polymerase sigma factor; amino-acid sequence: MDHFKEIYSGYKHRVYFFVAKYLSEEEDIEEIVQDIFMHVWKYLSKTHSPSEIEALIFKSAKQEVSNFYRKRKMIFVPLESSPESQDEENSEIEKQIQQEDQLKKIESLLEQVPEKSREFFIKNKIQNLSLFTIAQENDISKTAVEKHVNKVLKFLRANLNFFF
- a CDS encoding FecR family protein — encoded protein: MDFENQWKSVKEENRKMKDSADQRIWNGLENKIRSRNKTKRFLWAAAVLLPLFTVMTLFFTENALSSSSHQQMVFRTETMQKEFTLPDGSIIILQPESELNLTENFGKKTRNVSFKGKAFFSVAKNKALPFIIDANGFKVKVLGTKFLLDQRSEDKKVYLKEGKVKIDYKGHTTYLLPKETWLADKDGNEKHFYDQDVVRTFDFNEMKFGQAISQLEKTYNISISYPQQYKENVIDGDITGDLNKVIKTIGFPFSLNTRKESDYHIILEK